From a region of the Daphnia pulicaria isolate SC F1-1A chromosome 1, SC_F0-13Bv2, whole genome shotgun sequence genome:
- the LOC124341395 gene encoding glutamate-gated chloride channel-like isoform X1, with protein sequence MGTADRAASSSTPPLLLWIIIFFLSLSTVLSQMGGMKGNQQQQQNINFREKEKQILDRILGTQYYDRRIRPAGANGTEGPAIVDVNLMFRSFPTISDNKMEYSTTITFREEWLDERLKFDDFRGKLKYLTLTDPDKVWMPDLFFSNEREGHFHNIIVPNVYVRIFPNGNVLYSIRISLTLSCPMNLKLYPLDRQMCSLLMISYGWTTEDLVFQWRKGDPVQVAKNMHLPRFMLERYEADYCHSVTNTGAYSCLKVNLMFKREFSYYLIQIYIPCCMLVIVSWVSFWLDANAVPARVSLGVTTLLTMATQTTGINNSLPPVSYTKAIDVWTGVCLTFVFGALLEFALVNYASRSDAHREKLKKQRRQWEMERERERQAAFEAAAQAQAQAQQVSDNRLDDGITTFAYMKSLPRPRGECPMAIDKRYEFHLAAGSGHHHSSSCWRSWISKFPSRSKRIDVMSRIIFPVVFALFNFAYWGTYLFFENEDD encoded by the exons ATGGGAACGGCAGACCGAGCTGCTTCGTCGTCTACGCCTCCGCTCCTCCTGTggatcatcatcttcttcctgtCGTTGTCGACCGT GTTGAGCCAGATGGGGGGGATGAAGggcaaccagcagcagcaacagaacATCAATTTCCGTGAAAAGGAAAAGCAAATCTTGGACAGGATTCTGGGAACGCAATATTACGACAGACGCATCCGACCAGCCGGGGCTAATGGAACAG AAGGGCCAGCCATTGTTGATGTCAATCTCATGTTCCGAAGTTTCCCGACCATCAGCGACAACAAAATg GAGTACAGCACCACCATCACCTTCAGGGAGGAATGGCTGGATGAGCGCCTCAAGTTCGACGATTTCAGAG GTAAATTAAAGTACCTGACACTGACAGATCCCGACAAGGTCTGGATGCCCGATCTCTTCTTTTCCAACGAGCGAGAAGGACATTTCCACAACATCATCGTACCCAACGTCTACGTTCGCATCTTTCCCAATGGAAACGTCCTCTACAGCATCAG GATTTCTTTGACACTCTCATGCCCGATGAACCTCAAGCTGTACCCACTCGATCGGCAAATGTGCTCTCTGCTCATGATCTCTT ACGGTTGGACCACGGAAGATTTGGTTTTCCAATGGAGGAAAGGTGATCCTGTACAAGTGGCCAAGAACATGCATCTGCCTCGGTTCATGCTCGAGCGCTACGAAGCTGATTACTGCCACAGTGTTACCAACACAG GAGCGTATTCGTGCCTGAAAGTGAACTTGATGTTCAAACGCGAGTTCTCCTACTACCTGATTCAGATCTACATTCCCTGCTGCATGTTGGTCATCGTCTCGTGGGTTTCGTTTTGGCTGGACGCCAACGCCGTTCCGGCTCGCGTCTCGCTCGGGGTCACCACTCTGCTGACCATGGCCACTCAGACTACTGGCATCAACAACTCACTGCCGCCCGTCTCCTACACtaag GCCATTGACGTCTGGACTGGTGTATGCCTGACGTTCGTCTTTGGGGCCCTCCTGGAGTTCGCCCTGGTGAATTACGCTTCACGATCAGATGCCCACCGGGAGAAACTGAAGAAACAGAGACGCCAGTGGGAAATGGAGCGCGAACGAGAGCGCCAAGCGGCTTTCGAAGCCGCCGCTCAAGCCCAGGCACAAGCCCAACAAGTCAGCGATAATCGTCTGGACGACGGGATCACAACATTTGCGTACATG aaatcccTACCTCGCCCACGAGGTGAGTGCCCGATGGCTATAGACAAACGCTACGAATTCCATTTGGCCGCTGGTAGCGGCCACCATCACAGCAGCAGTTGCTGGAGGTCGTGGATCTCTAAA ttTCCATCTCGTTCCAAGCGCATTGACGTCATGTCTCGCATCATTTTCCCCGTGGTCTTCGCTCTCTTCAACTTCGCTTATTGGGGGACGTACCTGTTTTTCGAGAACGAGGACGACTGA
- the LOC124341395 gene encoding glutamate-gated chloride channel-like isoform X2, translating to MGGMKGNQQQQQNINFREKEKQILDRILGTQYYDRRIRPAGANGTEGPAIVDVNLMFRSFPTISDNKMEYSTTITFREEWLDERLKFDDFRGKLKYLTLTDPDKVWMPDLFFSNEREGHFHNIIVPNVYVRIFPNGNVLYSIRISLTLSCPMNLKLYPLDRQMCSLLMISYGWTTEDLVFQWRKGDPVQVAKNMHLPRFMLERYEADYCHSVTNTGAYSCLKVNLMFKREFSYYLIQIYIPCCMLVIVSWVSFWLDANAVPARVSLGVTTLLTMATQTTGINNSLPPVSYTKAIDVWTGVCLTFVFGALLEFALVNYASRSDAHREKLKKQRRQWEMERERERQAAFEAAAQAQAQAQQVSDNRLDDGITTFAYMKSLPRPRGECPMAIDKRYEFHLAAGSGHHHSSSCWRSWISKFPSRSKRIDVMSRIIFPVVFALFNFAYWGTYLFFENEDD from the exons ATGGGGGGGATGAAGggcaaccagcagcagcaacagaacATCAATTTCCGTGAAAAGGAAAAGCAAATCTTGGACAGGATTCTGGGAACGCAATATTACGACAGACGCATCCGACCAGCCGGGGCTAATGGAACAG AAGGGCCAGCCATTGTTGATGTCAATCTCATGTTCCGAAGTTTCCCGACCATCAGCGACAACAAAATg GAGTACAGCACCACCATCACCTTCAGGGAGGAATGGCTGGATGAGCGCCTCAAGTTCGACGATTTCAGAG GTAAATTAAAGTACCTGACACTGACAGATCCCGACAAGGTCTGGATGCCCGATCTCTTCTTTTCCAACGAGCGAGAAGGACATTTCCACAACATCATCGTACCCAACGTCTACGTTCGCATCTTTCCCAATGGAAACGTCCTCTACAGCATCAG GATTTCTTTGACACTCTCATGCCCGATGAACCTCAAGCTGTACCCACTCGATCGGCAAATGTGCTCTCTGCTCATGATCTCTT ACGGTTGGACCACGGAAGATTTGGTTTTCCAATGGAGGAAAGGTGATCCTGTACAAGTGGCCAAGAACATGCATCTGCCTCGGTTCATGCTCGAGCGCTACGAAGCTGATTACTGCCACAGTGTTACCAACACAG GAGCGTATTCGTGCCTGAAAGTGAACTTGATGTTCAAACGCGAGTTCTCCTACTACCTGATTCAGATCTACATTCCCTGCTGCATGTTGGTCATCGTCTCGTGGGTTTCGTTTTGGCTGGACGCCAACGCCGTTCCGGCTCGCGTCTCGCTCGGGGTCACCACTCTGCTGACCATGGCCACTCAGACTACTGGCATCAACAACTCACTGCCGCCCGTCTCCTACACtaag GCCATTGACGTCTGGACTGGTGTATGCCTGACGTTCGTCTTTGGGGCCCTCCTGGAGTTCGCCCTGGTGAATTACGCTTCACGATCAGATGCCCACCGGGAGAAACTGAAGAAACAGAGACGCCAGTGGGAAATGGAGCGCGAACGAGAGCGCCAAGCGGCTTTCGAAGCCGCCGCTCAAGCCCAGGCACAAGCCCAACAAGTCAGCGATAATCGTCTGGACGACGGGATCACAACATTTGCGTACATG aaatcccTACCTCGCCCACGAGGTGAGTGCCCGATGGCTATAGACAAACGCTACGAATTCCATTTGGCCGCTGGTAGCGGCCACCATCACAGCAGCAGTTGCTGGAGGTCGTGGATCTCTAAA ttTCCATCTCGTTCCAAGCGCATTGACGTCATGTCTCGCATCATTTTCCCCGTGGTCTTCGCTCTCTTCAACTTCGCTTATTGGGGGACGTACCTGTTTTTCGAGAACGAGGACGACTGA